From one Eptesicus fuscus isolate TK198812 chromosome 21, DD_ASM_mEF_20220401, whole genome shotgun sequence genomic stretch:
- the ADGRG5 gene encoding adhesion G-protein coupled receptor G5, whose protein sequence is MGLGAEWAAWNVDGMQELVGGEDPARDMECRAVLFLCLSLVTSQSGAEEAAQELLSWMKGMEVPRGRISTNPAALIQGLVHRLLNATFKGYNLTCQTHTIQTLAFKLGCDFAGLSLDSDALDRVPQAGARHAMQFPTELTKEACRTGPRELRLICMYFFSPRFFPHDDSSLLNNYVLGAQLGHEHVDNLTEPINISFWHNQSLEGYNVTCVFWKEGASTRHWGLWSPEGCRTEQPSPSQVLCRCHHLSYFAVLMQLSPAPLPAELLAPLTYISLVGCSISVVASLLSLLLHFYTRKQSNFISRIHMHLHASVLLLNVAFLLSPALALPSMPGAACMALGAVLHYALLSCLTWMAIEGFNLYLLLGRVYNIYIRRYVLKLCAVGWGVPAFLVLLLLAINGSAYGRHTIPLSHSQGNSAAFQNMSICWVRSPGVHRVLVMGYGTLTTLFNLVVLAWALRALRRLKAREEAAGAPACRDTVTVLGLTVLLGTTWALAFFSFGVFLLPQLFLFTIFNSLYGFFLFLWFCSQRCRAEAEAEAEKEAFSASQMH, encoded by the exons ATGGGTCTGGGGGCTGAGTGGGCGGCTTGGAATGTGGATGGAATGCAG GAGCTGGTTGGTGGAGAAGACCCGGCTCGGGACATGGAGTGCCGTGCGGtcctcttcctctgcctgagTCTCGTGACTTCGCAGAGTGGGGCAGAAG AGGCAGCCCAAGAGCTCCTGAGCTGGATGAAGGGAATGGAGGTGCCCAGGGGACGAATCTCAACTAATCCTGCCGC CCTCATCCAGGGTCTGGTGCACAGACTGCTGAATGCCACCTTCAAGGGCTACAACCTCACCTGTCAGACGCACACCATCCAGACGCTGGCCTTCAAGCTGGGCTGCGACTTTGCCGGCCTCTCGCTGGACAGTGATGCTCTGGACCGCGTCCCCCAG GCCGGGGCCAGGCACGCCATGCAGTTCCCCACCGAGCTGACGAAGGAGGCCTGCAGGACGGGCCCCAGGGAGCTGCGTCTCATCTGCATGTACTTCTTCTCCCCCAGGTTTTTCCCG CATGACGACTCGTCTCTGCTCAATAACTACGTCCTGGGGGCCCAGCTGGGCCACGAACACGTGGACAACCTCACGGAGCCCATCAACATCAGCTTCTGGCACAACCAAAGCCTG GAAGGCTACAACGTGACCTGTGTCTTCTGGAAGGAGGGAGCCAGCACGCGCCACTGGGGGCTCTGGAGCCCTGAGGGCTGTCGCACAGAGCAGCCCTcaccttcccaggtgctctgTCGCTGCCACCACCTCAGCTACTTCGCCGTTCTCATG CAactctccccagccccactcccggCGGAGCTGCTGGCACCTCTCACGTACATTTCCCTCGTGGGCTGCAGCATCTCCGTCGTGGCTTCCCTGCTCAGTCTCCTGCTGCACTTCTACACCAG GAAGCAGAGTAACTTCATATCACGCATCCACATGCACCTGCACGCCTCCGTGCTGCTCCTGAACGTCGCCTTCCTGCTGAGCCCCGCGCTGGCCTTGCCCTCCATGCCCGGGGCAGCGTGCATGGCACTGGGCGCCGTCCTGCACTACGCGCTGCTCAGCTGCCTCACCTGGATGGCCATCGAAGGCTTCAACCTCTACCTTCTCCTGGGGCGTGTCTACAACATCTACATCCGGAGATACGTGCTCAAGCTCTGCGCAGTGGGCTGGG GGGTCCCAGCCTTCCTGGTGCTGCTCCTCCTTGCCATCAACGGTTCAGCTTATGGCCGCCACACGATCCCTCTCTCGCACAGCCAGGGGAACAGCGCGGCCTTCCAGAACATGTCCAT atgcTGGGTGCGGAGCCCTGGGGTGCACCGCGTCCTGGTCATGGGCTACGGGACCCTCACGACCCTTTTCAACCTGGTGGTGCTGGCCTGGGCGCTGCGGGCCCTGCGCAGACTGAAGGCGCGGGAGGAGGCGGCCGGCGCGCCCGCCTGCAGGGACACCGTCACCGTGCTGGGCCTCACCGTGCTGCTGGGCaccacctgggccctggccttCTTCTCCTTCGGCGTCTTCCTGCTGCCGCAGCTCTTCCTCTTCACCATCTTCAACTCTCTCTACG GGTTCTTCCTGTTCCTGTGGTTCTGCTCCCAGAGGTGTCGCGCCGAGGCCGAGGCGGAGGCCGAGAAGGAGGCCTTCAGCGCCTCCCAGATGCACTAG